The following coding sequences lie in one Oryza brachyantha chromosome 10, ObraRS2, whole genome shotgun sequence genomic window:
- the LOC102721984 gene encoding uncharacterized protein LOC102721984: MGTCQNIQHSQQLNTKIQEQARATAEANQKNIKLQGEVDDLKEQLAEKERLFQEKMKELQDDEEKKREELRAELLAALADHRQATVPKANPQYVITSDVVDTPALENNGQKSRKSNVNQSLFQTSKANGPAGTYISTQQLMNVATRRARTRSQQQDHMT, from the exons ATGGGTACTTGTCAAAATATCCAACACAGTCAACAGCTAAATACTAAAATCCAAGAACAAGCTCGTGCTACAGCTGAAGCCAACCAGAAAAATATTAAGCTCCAAGGTGAGGTTGATGATTTAAAAGAACAGCTTGCAGAAAAAGAGAGGCTATTCcaagaaaaaatgaaagagcTTCAGGATgatgaggaaaagaaaagggaagaaCTCAGGGCAGAGTTGCTAGCAGCACTTGCAGATCATAGGCAAGCAACAGTACCTAAG GCAAACCCACAATACGTCATCACAAGTGATGTTGTAGATACTCCAGCTCTGGAGAACAATGGCCAAAAAAGTCGAAAATCTAATGTTAACCAAAGTCTTTTTCAGACCAGCAAAGCCAATGGGCCTGCAGGGACTTACATTTCTACACAACAACTGATGAATGTAGCCACAAGACGTGCACGAACAAGGAGCCAACAG CAGGACCATATGACTTGA